The Streptomyces sp. NBC_01255 genome window below encodes:
- a CDS encoding shikimate kinase, protein MTAGPLVVLVGPMGSGKSTVGALLAERLGAPYRDTDADIVAAEGREISDIFVEDGEEHFRALERAAVRAAVAAHEGVLALGGGAILDADTRALLAGLPVAYLSMDVEEAVRRVGLNTARPLLAVNPRRQWRELMEARRHLYTEVAQVVVTTDDRTPEEVADAVLSALDLKKDA, encoded by the coding sequence GTGACCGCCGGACCGCTGGTCGTCCTCGTCGGACCCATGGGCTCCGGCAAGTCCACGGTGGGCGCGCTCCTGGCCGAACGGCTCGGCGCGCCCTACCGGGACACCGACGCCGACATCGTCGCCGCCGAGGGCCGGGAGATCTCCGACATCTTCGTCGAGGACGGCGAGGAGCACTTCCGCGCCCTGGAGCGGGCCGCCGTCCGCGCGGCCGTCGCCGCGCACGAGGGCGTCCTCGCCCTCGGCGGCGGCGCGATCCTCGACGCCGACACCCGCGCCCTGCTCGCCGGGCTGCCCGTCGCGTACCTCTCGATGGACGTCGAGGAGGCGGTCCGCCGCGTCGGCCTCAACACCGCGCGGCCGCTGCTCGCCGTCAACCCGCGCCGCCAGTGGCGCGAGCTGATGGAGGCGCGCCGCCATCTCTACACCGAAGTCGCACAGGTGGTCGTGACCACCGACGACCGCACCCCCGAAGAGGTCGCGGACGCGGTCCTCTCGGCACTGGATCTGAAGAAGGACGCATGA
- the aroB gene encoding 3-dehydroquinate synthase encodes MTTDQEVTRIQVAGSAGTEPYEVLVGRQLLGELPALIGSRAKRVAVIHPEALAGTGEALRADLADQGFEAVAIQVPNAEEAKTAEVAAYCWKALGQTGFTRTDVIVGVGGGATTDLAGFVAATWLRGVRWIAVPTTVLAMVDAAVGGKTGINTAEGKNLVGAFHPPAGVICDLAALDSLPVNDYVSGLAEIIKAGFIADPVILDLVEEDPEAARTPAGPRTAELIVRSIRVKADVVSGDLKESGRREILNYGHTLAHAIEKNERYKWRHGAAVSVGMVFAAELGRLAGRLDDATADRHRAVLESVGLPLTYRGDQWPKLLETMKVDKKSRGDLLRFIVLDGLGKPAVLEGPDPAVLFAAYGEVAV; translated from the coding sequence ATGACGACGGACCAGGAAGTGACCCGTATCCAGGTCGCGGGCAGCGCGGGCACGGAGCCGTACGAGGTGCTGGTCGGCCGGCAGCTGCTCGGCGAGCTCCCCGCCCTGATCGGCTCCCGGGCCAAGCGCGTCGCCGTGATCCACCCGGAGGCGCTCGCCGGCACCGGCGAGGCGCTCCGCGCGGACCTCGCCGACCAGGGCTTCGAGGCCGTCGCCATCCAGGTGCCGAACGCGGAGGAGGCGAAGACCGCCGAGGTCGCCGCCTACTGCTGGAAGGCGCTGGGCCAGACCGGCTTCACCCGGACCGACGTCATCGTCGGCGTCGGCGGCGGTGCGACCACCGACCTGGCGGGCTTCGTGGCCGCGACCTGGCTGCGGGGCGTGCGCTGGATCGCCGTACCGACCACGGTCCTGGCCATGGTCGACGCGGCCGTCGGCGGCAAGACGGGCATCAACACCGCCGAGGGCAAGAACCTCGTCGGCGCCTTCCACCCGCCGGCGGGGGTCATCTGCGACCTCGCCGCGCTCGACTCGCTGCCGGTGAACGACTACGTCAGCGGGCTCGCCGAGATCATCAAGGCCGGTTTCATCGCCGACCCCGTGATCCTGGACCTCGTCGAGGAGGACCCGGAGGCGGCCCGTACGCCCGCCGGCCCGCGCACCGCCGAGCTGATCGTGCGGTCGATCCGGGTCAAGGCCGACGTCGTCTCCGGTGACCTCAAGGAGTCCGGCCGCCGCGAGATCCTCAACTACGGCCACACGCTGGCCCACGCCATCGAGAAGAACGAGCGGTACAAGTGGCGGCACGGCGCCGCCGTCTCCGTCGGCATGGTGTTCGCCGCCGAGCTCGGCCGGCTCGCGGGGCGGCTCGACGACGCCACCGCCGACCGGCACCGCGCGGTCCTGGAGTCCGTCGGCCTGCCGCTCACGTACCGCGGCGACCAGTGGCCCAAGCTCCTGGAGACGATGAAGGTGGACAAGAAGTCCCGCGGCGACCTGCTGCGCTTCATCGTCCTCGACGGGCTCGGCAAGCCGGCCGTCCTGGAAGGGCCCGACCCGGCCGTGCTGTTCGCGGCGTACGGCGAGGTGGCGGTGTGA
- the aroQ gene encoding type II 3-dehydroquinate dehydratase, which translates to MTDPRPVLVLNGPNLGRLGSREPDIYGATSYKGLVESCRALGAELGFDVEVRETNDEGEMIRWLHEAADGSVPVVLNPGAFTHYSYGMRDAAAQRTAPLIEVHISNPYTREEFRHTSVVAAVATGTVAGFGIGSYRLALRALAEELAG; encoded by the coding sequence GTGACCGACCCCCGACCCGTACTGGTGCTGAACGGCCCGAATCTCGGGCGGCTCGGTTCCCGCGAGCCCGACATCTACGGCGCCACCTCGTACAAGGGGCTCGTCGAGTCCTGCCGGGCCCTCGGCGCGGAGCTCGGCTTCGACGTCGAGGTCCGGGAGACCAACGACGAGGGCGAGATGATCCGCTGGCTCCACGAGGCGGCGGACGGCTCGGTCCCGGTGGTGCTCAATCCGGGGGCGTTCACGCACTACTCGTACGGGATGCGGGACGCGGCCGCGCAGCGGACGGCCCCGCTGATCGAGGTGCACATCTCGAACCCGTACACCCGCGAGGAGTTCCGGCACACCTCGGTCGTCGCGGCCGTGGCGACCGGGACGGTGGCCGGCTTCGGGATCGGCTCCTACCGGCTGGCCCTGCGGGCGCTGGCCGAGGAACTGGCCGGCTGA
- a CDS encoding AAA family ATPase, with translation MQHAVGGPLPPPEQSPGQAPGTGPVAGAAPGPVAGPASGQGGGAQGVHPPVPPAPPQTAPYPVQSAGSRLGVHPTLQAGAPRPPHPAPLPHSAPPAPGPGGPGWGAPGAVPQHSAAPQHPAAPQHSAQAPLRADLTGHVPLPPVGAPVAPPVEHGGGTGGATLAVLLIGPAGAGKTTVARHWAQRRRVPTAHISLDDVREWVCSGFADPQSGWNEHSEAQYRLARRTCGFAARNFLANGISCIVDDAVFPDRPVVGLGGWKRHVGPGLLPVVLLPGLEIVLERNAERSGNRRLSDEEVAAIHGRMAGWYGSGLPIIDNSTYDVETTARVLDDVLARAIASPPSW, from the coding sequence ATGCAGCACGCAGTGGGGGGCCCGCTGCCACCGCCCGAGCAGTCGCCGGGCCAGGCGCCCGGCACCGGACCCGTGGCAGGCGCCGCGCCAGGGCCCGTCGCGGGACCCGCCTCCGGGCAGGGGGGCGGCGCGCAGGGCGTGCACCCGCCCGTTCCGCCCGCGCCCCCGCAGACCGCCCCGTACCCCGTTCAGTCCGCCGGATCCCGGCTCGGCGTGCACCCCACCCTTCAGGCGGGCGCCCCCCGGCCCCCGCACCCCGCTCCGCTCCCGCACTCCGCGCCGCCCGCCCCGGGCCCCGGCGGACCGGGCTGGGGCGCCCCCGGAGCCGTACCGCAGCACTCGGCGGCCCCTCAGCACCCGGCGGCCCCGCAGCACTCGGCCCAGGCGCCGCTCCGGGCGGACCTCACCGGCCACGTCCCACTGCCTCCCGTGGGCGCGCCCGTCGCACCGCCCGTGGAGCACGGCGGGGGGACCGGCGGCGCGACCCTCGCCGTCCTGCTCATCGGCCCCGCGGGCGCGGGCAAGACGACCGTCGCCCGCCACTGGGCCCAGCGGCGCCGGGTGCCCACCGCGCACATCAGCCTCGACGACGTACGCGAGTGGGTCTGCTCCGGCTTCGCCGACCCGCAGTCCGGCTGGAACGAGCACTCCGAGGCGCAGTACCGGCTCGCCCGCCGCACCTGCGGCTTCGCCGCCCGCAACTTCCTCGCCAACGGCATCTCCTGCATCGTCGACGACGCGGTCTTCCCCGACCGGCCCGTCGTCGGCCTCGGCGGCTGGAAGCGGCACGTCGGCCCCGGCCTGCTGCCCGTCGTGCTCCTGCCGGGCCTGGAGATCGTCCTGGAGCGCAACGCCGAGCGCAGCGGCAACCGACGCCTCTCGGACGAGGAGGTCGCCGCCATCCACGGCCGGATGGCCGGCTGGTACGGCTCCGGCCTGCCGATCATCGACAACTCCACGTACGACGTCGAGACCACCGCGCGCGTCCTCGACGACGTCCTCGCCCGCGCGATAGCGAGCCCGCCCTCCTGGTGA
- a CDS encoding aminopeptidase P family protein — MSEVYADRRVRLRDRCAAAGSPAALVSRPANVRYLAGGSPAGAVLLIGPEPAADVLLCPVAPGGEPADGRLDELLRQQVLPAGGGDPAVAAVDLARRAGADALAVEEHDLTVARHRAMGSVAPGLHLADLACAVEQLRIVKDEDEIACLRIAAEIADQALGELLESILVGRTERHLALELERRLVDHGADGAAFATSVATGPHSGRRRHRPTDRRVEEGDFLSVCLGADYRGYRCEIGRTFVIGTTPADWQIELYELVFAAQRAGRESLAPGAEYRDVDRAARQILDAGGHGEAAVPLTGHGVGLEIDEDPQLSPSAMGKLDACVPVTVEPGVHLPGRGGVRIDDTLVVRQEADGGPELLTITTKELLAL, encoded by the coding sequence ATGTCAGAGGTGTATGCGGACCGCCGTGTACGGCTGCGCGATCGGTGCGCGGCCGCGGGCAGCCCGGCGGCCCTGGTCTCCCGCCCCGCCAACGTCCGCTATCTCGCGGGCGGTTCGCCCGCGGGAGCCGTCCTGCTCATCGGCCCCGAGCCGGCCGCGGACGTCCTGCTCTGCCCCGTCGCGCCCGGCGGCGAGCCGGCCGACGGGCGGCTCGACGAGCTGCTCCGGCAACAGGTCCTGCCCGCCGGCGGGGGCGATCCGGCGGTCGCCGCCGTCGACCTCGCCCGCCGGGCGGGCGCCGACGCGCTCGCCGTCGAGGAACACGACCTGACCGTGGCCCGGCACCGCGCGATGGGCTCCGTCGCGCCCGGGCTCCACCTCGCCGACCTCGCCTGCGCCGTGGAACAGCTCAGGATCGTCAAGGACGAGGACGAGATCGCCTGCCTGCGGATCGCCGCCGAGATCGCCGACCAGGCCCTCGGCGAGCTTCTGGAGTCGATCCTGGTGGGGCGGACCGAGCGCCATCTCGCCCTGGAACTGGAGCGGCGGCTCGTCGACCACGGCGCTGACGGAGCGGCCTTCGCGACGTCGGTGGCGACCGGCCCGCACTCCGGGCGCCGAAGGCACCGGCCCACCGACCGCCGGGTCGAGGAGGGTGATTTCCTCTCCGTCTGCCTCGGCGCCGACTACCGCGGCTACCGGTGCGAGATCGGTCGCACCTTCGTCATCGGCACGACGCCCGCCGACTGGCAGATCGAGCTGTACGAGCTCGTCTTCGCCGCTCAGCGGGCCGGACGCGAGTCCCTCGCACCGGGCGCCGAGTACCGCGACGTGGACCGGGCGGCCCGCCAGATCCTGGACGCCGGAGGCCACGGGGAGGCCGCCGTGCCGCTCACCGGGCACGGGGTGGGGCTCGAAATCGACGAGGACCCGCAGCTCTCACCCTCGGCCATGGGTAAACTGGACGCTTGTGTGCCGGTCACCGTCGAACCGGGGGTCCACCTCCCGGGCCGGGGCGGGGTCCGGATCGATGACACGCTCGTCGTACGCCAGGAGGCGGACGGCGGACCCGAGCTACTCACCATCACGACCAAGGAGCTGCTCGCGCTGTAA
- the efp gene encoding elongation factor P, with translation MASTNDLKNGMVLKLEGGQLWAVVEFQHVKPGKGPAFVRTKLKNVLSGKVVDKTFNAGVKVETATIDRRDMQFSYMDGDYFVFMDMETYDQLHVDRKSVGDAANFLIEGFTASVAQHEGSVLYVELPAAVVLTIEHTDPGVQGDRSTGGTKPAKLVTGHEIQVPLFITTGEKVKVDTRTSDYLGRVND, from the coding sequence GTGGCTTCCACGAACGACCTCAAGAACGGCATGGTGCTCAAGCTCGAAGGCGGCCAGCTCTGGGCCGTCGTCGAGTTCCAGCACGTCAAGCCCGGCAAGGGCCCGGCCTTCGTGCGCACCAAGCTCAAGAACGTGCTGTCCGGCAAGGTCGTCGACAAGACCTTCAACGCCGGTGTGAAGGTCGAGACGGCCACCATCGACCGCCGCGACATGCAGTTCTCCTACATGGACGGCGACTACTTCGTCTTCATGGACATGGAGACCTACGACCAGCTGCACGTCGACCGCAAGTCGGTGGGCGACGCCGCGAACTTCCTCATCGAGGGCTTCACCGCCTCGGTCGCGCAGCACGAGGGCTCGGTGCTCTACGTCGAGCTCCCCGCCGCCGTCGTGCTGACGATCGAGCACACCGACCCGGGCGTCCAGGGCGACCGCTCCACCGGTGGCACCAAGCCCGCCAAGCTGGTGACCGGTCACGAGATCCAGGTCCCGCTCTTCATCACCACCGGTGAGAAGGTCAAGGTCGACACCCGCACCAGCGACTACCTCGGCCGGGTGAACGACTAA
- the nusB gene encoding transcription antitermination factor NusB, with protein sequence MAARSKARKRAFQILFEADQRDASVQEVLADQVRLARSDDRQPPVTDFTMQLVEGYAAHIHRIDELIATYAVDWDLDRMPVADRNIVRLGAYELIWEDGTPDAVAIDEAVQLAKEFSTDESPNFVNGLLARFKDLKPRLRRDADV encoded by the coding sequence GTGGCCGCTCGGAGCAAGGCCCGCAAGCGCGCCTTCCAGATCCTCTTCGAGGCCGACCAGCGCGACGCCTCCGTCCAGGAGGTCCTCGCGGACCAGGTCCGGCTCGCGCGGTCGGACGACCGTCAGCCGCCGGTCACCGACTTCACCATGCAGCTGGTCGAGGGGTACGCGGCGCACATCCACCGCATCGACGAGCTCATCGCCACCTACGCGGTGGACTGGGACCTCGACCGGATGCCGGTCGCCGACCGGAACATCGTGCGCCTCGGTGCGTACGAGCTGATCTGGGAGGACGGGACGCCGGACGCGGTCGCGATCGACGAAGCGGTCCAGCTCGCCAAGGAGTTCTCCACCGACGAGTCCCCGAACTTCGTCAACGGCCTGCTGGCGCGCTTCAAGGACTTGAAGCCGCGCCTCCGCCGGGACGCGGACGTCTGA
- the bldD gene encoding transcriptional regulator BldD yields the protein MSSEYAKQLGAKLRAIRTQQGLSLHGVEEKSQGRWKAVVVGSYERGDRAVTVQRLAELADFYGVPVQELLPGTTPGGAAEPPPKLVLDLERLAHVPQEKAGPLQRYAATIQSQRGDYNGKVLSIRQDDLRTLAVIYDQSPSVLTEQLISWGVLDADARRAVAHEEN from the coding sequence ATGTCCAGCGAATACGCAAAGCAGCTCGGGGCCAAACTCCGTGCCATCCGCACCCAGCAGGGTCTTTCCCTCCACGGGGTGGAGGAGAAGTCCCAGGGCCGCTGGAAGGCCGTGGTCGTCGGGTCGTACGAGCGTGGTGACCGCGCGGTGACCGTGCAGCGTCTCGCCGAGCTGGCCGACTTCTACGGGGTGCCGGTGCAGGAGCTCCTGCCGGGCACGACCCCGGGCGGGGCCGCCGAGCCGCCGCCGAAGCTGGTCCTGGACCTGGAGCGCCTCGCGCACGTCCCCCAGGAGAAGGCCGGCCCCCTCCAGCGCTACGCGGCGACGATCCAGTCGCAGCGCGGCGACTACAACGGCAAGGTGCTGTCGATCCGCCAGGACGACCTGCGCACCCTGGCCGTCATCTACGACCAGTCCCCCTCGGTCCTCACCGAGCAGCTGATCAGCTGGGGCGTCCTCGACGCGGACGCGCGCCGCGCGGTCGCCCACGAGGAGAACTGA
- the pyrR gene encoding bifunctional pyr operon transcriptional regulator/uracil phosphoribosyltransferase PyrR: MDAQQYSDDARPVLEAPDIARVLTRIAHEIVERAKGADDVVLLGIPTRGVFLARRLAEKLESITGTKIPVGSLDITMYRDDLRLKPARALGRTDIPGDGIDGRLVVLVDDVLFSGRTIRAALDALGDIGRPRAVQLAVLVDRGHRELPIRADYVGKNLPTSLRETVKVQLAEEDGRDTVLLGSKTSA, translated from the coding sequence ATGGACGCTCAGCAGTACAGCGATGACGCCCGGCCCGTGCTCGAGGCCCCGGACATCGCGCGGGTTCTGACCCGCATCGCCCACGAGATCGTCGAGCGCGCCAAGGGCGCGGACGACGTGGTTCTCCTCGGTATCCCCACCCGCGGTGTCTTCCTCGCCCGCCGGCTGGCCGAGAAGCTCGAATCGATCACCGGCACCAAGATCCCGGTCGGTTCCCTCGACATCACGATGTACCGGGACGACCTGCGGCTGAAGCCGGCCCGCGCCCTCGGCCGCACCGACATCCCCGGCGACGGCATCGACGGCCGCCTCGTCGTCCTCGTCGACGACGTGCTCTTCTCCGGCCGCACCATCCGCGCCGCCCTCGACGCCCTCGGCGACATCGGCCGCCCGCGCGCCGTCCAGCTCGCGGTCCTCGTCGACCGCGGCCACCGCGAACTTCCGATCCGCGCCGACTACGTCGGCAAGAACCTCCCCACGTCGCTGCGGGAGACGGTCAAGGTCCAGCTCGCCGAGGAAGACGGTCGCGACACCGTCCTGCTCGGTTCCAAGACCTCCGCCTAG
- a CDS encoding aspartate carbamoyltransferase catalytic subunit, whose translation MMRHLISAADLTRDDAVLILDTAEEMARVADRPIKKLPALRGRTICNLFFEDSTRTRISFEAAEKRLSADVINFAAKGSSVSKGESLKDTAQTLEAMGVDAVVIRHGASGAPYRLATSGWIDAPVVNAGDGTHQHPTQALLDAFTMRRRLVGRDAGLGKDLAGRRITIVGDVLHSRVARSNVDLLHTLGAEVTLVAPPTLVPVGVETWPCEISYDLDRVLPKSDAVMMLRVQRERMNAAFFPTEREYSRRYGLDGDRMAKMPEHAIVMHPGPMVRGMEITAEVADSDRCTVIEQVANGVSIRMAVLYLLLGGNDSAATAPSTTRTEESK comes from the coding sequence ATGATGCGTCACCTCATCTCGGCCGCCGACCTCACCCGCGACGACGCCGTCCTGATCCTCGACACCGCCGAGGAGATGGCCCGGGTGGCCGACCGGCCCATCAAGAAGCTGCCGGCCCTGCGCGGCCGGACCATCTGCAACCTGTTCTTCGAGGACTCCACCCGGACCCGGATCTCCTTCGAGGCCGCCGAGAAGCGCCTCTCCGCCGACGTGATCAACTTCGCGGCCAAGGGCTCCAGCGTCTCGAAGGGCGAGTCCCTCAAGGACACCGCGCAGACCCTTGAGGCCATGGGCGTCGACGCGGTCGTCATCCGGCACGGCGCCTCCGGCGCCCCGTACCGCCTCGCCACCTCCGGCTGGATCGACGCCCCCGTCGTCAACGCCGGCGACGGCACCCACCAGCACCCCACCCAGGCCCTCCTGGACGCCTTCACCATGCGCCGCCGGCTGGTCGGCCGTGACGCGGGCCTCGGCAAGGACCTGGCCGGCCGGCGCATCACGATCGTCGGCGACGTCCTGCACAGCCGGGTCGCCCGCTCCAACGTCGACCTGCTGCACACCCTCGGCGCCGAGGTCACCCTGGTGGCCCCGCCGACCCTCGTCCCCGTCGGCGTCGAGACCTGGCCCTGCGAGATCTCGTACGACCTCGACCGGGTGCTGCCGAAGTCCGACGCGGTGATGATGCTGCGTGTGCAGCGAGAGCGGATGAACGCCGCCTTCTTCCCCACCGAGCGCGAGTACTCGCGCCGGTACGGGCTCGACGGCGACCGGATGGCGAAGATGCCCGAGCACGCCATCGTCATGCACCCCGGACCCATGGTCCGCGGCATGGAGATCACCGCCGAGGTCGCCGACTCCGACCGCTGCACGGTGATCGAGCAGGTCGCCAACGGCGTCTCGATCCGGATGGCCGTCCTCTACCTGCTGCTCGGCGGCAACGACTCCGCCGCCACCGCCCCCAGCACCACCCGCACCGAGGAGAGCAAGTAA
- a CDS encoding dihydroorotase, producing MSKILIRGAQVLGGEAQDVLIDGETIAAVGTGLSAEGATVIEAEGQILLPGLVDLHTHLREPGREDSETVLTGTRAAASGGYTAVFAMANTHPVADTAGVVEQVYRLGKESGYCDVQPIGAVTVGLEGKKLAELGAMHDSAAGVTVFSDDGKCVDDAVIMRRALEYVKAFGGVVAQHAQEPRLTEGAQMNEGIVSAELGLGGWPAVAEESIIARDVLLAEHVGSRVHICHLSTAGSVEIVRWAKARGIDVTAEVTPHHLLLTDELVRSYNPVYKVNPPLRTEKDVLALREALADGTIDIVATDHAPHPHEDKDCEWAAAAMGMVGLETALSVVQQTMVETGLLDWAGVADRMSFAPARIGQAKGHGRPVSAGEPANLTLVDPAYRGVVDPADFASRSRNTPYEGRELPGRVTHTILRGRATVVDGKLA from the coding sequence ATGAGCAAGATCCTTATCCGTGGTGCGCAGGTGCTCGGCGGCGAGGCCCAGGACGTCCTGATCGACGGCGAGACCATCGCAGCGGTCGGTACGGGCCTGTCGGCCGAGGGCGCGACGGTCATCGAGGCCGAGGGGCAGATCCTGCTGCCCGGCCTGGTCGACCTCCACACCCACCTGCGCGAGCCCGGCCGCGAGGACTCCGAGACCGTCCTCACCGGCACCCGCGCCGCCGCCTCCGGCGGCTACACCGCCGTCTTCGCCATGGCCAACACCCACCCGGTCGCCGACACCGCCGGTGTCGTCGAGCAGGTCTACCGGCTCGGCAAGGAGTCCGGCTACTGCGACGTCCAGCCCATCGGCGCCGTCACCGTCGGCCTGGAGGGCAAGAAGCTCGCCGAGCTCGGCGCCATGCACGACTCCGCCGCCGGCGTCACCGTCTTCTCCGACGACGGCAAGTGCGTCGACGACGCCGTGATCATGCGCCGGGCCCTGGAGTACGTGAAGGCCTTCGGCGGCGTCGTCGCCCAGCACGCCCAGGAGCCCCGCCTCACCGAGGGCGCCCAGATGAACGAGGGCATCGTCTCCGCCGAGCTCGGCCTCGGCGGCTGGCCGGCCGTCGCCGAGGAGTCGATCATCGCGCGCGACGTCCTCCTCGCCGAGCACGTCGGCTCCCGCGTCCACATCTGCCACCTCTCCACCGCCGGCTCCGTCGAGATCGTCCGCTGGGCCAAGGCCCGCGGCATCGACGTCACCGCCGAGGTCACCCCGCACCACCTCCTCCTCACGGACGAGCTGGTCCGCTCGTACAACCCCGTCTACAAGGTCAACCCGCCGCTGCGCACCGAGAAGGACGTCCTCGCGCTGCGCGAGGCGCTGGCCGACGGCACGATCGACATCGTCGCCACCGACCACGCCCCGCACCCGCACGAGGACAAGGACTGCGAGTGGGCCGCCGCCGCCATGGGCATGGTCGGCCTGGAGACCGCCCTCTCCGTCGTCCAGCAGACGATGGTCGAGACCGGCCTCCTCGACTGGGCCGGCGTCGCCGACCGCATGTCCTTCGCCCCGGCCCGCATCGGACAGGCCAAGGGCCACGGACGCCCCGTCTCGGCTGGTGAGCCCGCGAACCTGACGCTGGTCGATCCGGCTTACCGTGGTGTCGTGGACCCCGCGGACTTCGCCTCCCGCAGCCGCAACACCCCCTACGAGGGCCGTGAGCTGCCGGGACGCGTCACCCACACCATCCTGCGGGGCCGGGCAACGGTCGTGGACGGGAAGCTGGCGTGA
- a CDS encoding PH-like domain-containing protein, whose product MTPLIAIAAEAADQKSAEVTDWAGRIGWVAGLLLFVVLVYWLMRQGWKWRGSLQSDLPELPTAPEAPGAAKLTLSGRYHGSTTAGQWLDRIVAHGLGTRSRVELTLTDAGITVVRPGANDFFIPTDALREARLDKGIAGKVLAEGGLLIVTWAHGEKLLDSGFRSDRAAEHTAWVEALNSMNNTTTEGIAR is encoded by the coding sequence GTGACACCACTCATCGCAATCGCCGCAGAGGCAGCGGATCAGAAGTCGGCGGAAGTGACCGACTGGGCCGGCCGGATCGGCTGGGTCGCCGGACTGCTGCTCTTCGTCGTCCTCGTCTACTGGCTGATGCGCCAGGGCTGGAAGTGGCGCGGCAGCCTCCAGTCGGACCTGCCCGAACTCCCCACCGCGCCGGAGGCTCCCGGAGCGGCGAAACTGACTCTCAGCGGGCGCTACCACGGGTCCACGACGGCCGGGCAGTGGCTCGACCGGATCGTCGCCCACGGCCTCGGCACCCGCAGCCGCGTCGAGCTCACGCTCACCGACGCCGGAATCACGGTCGTACGCCCCGGGGCGAACGACTTCTTCATCCCGACGGACGCCCTGCGCGAGGCCCGCCTCGACAAGGGCATCGCCGGCAAGGTCCTCGCCGAGGGCGGCCTGCTGATCGTCACCTGGGCCCACGGCGAGAAGCTGCTCGACTCCGGCTTCCGCTCCGACCGGGCGGCCGAGCACACCGCCTGGGTCGAGGCCCTCAACTCCATGAACAACACCACGACGGAAGGCATCGCACGATGA
- the carA gene encoding glutamine-hydrolyzing carbamoyl-phosphate synthase small subunit, translating to MTTSTRGAAKTPAVLVLEDGRIFRGRAYGAVGETFGEAVFSTGMTGYQETLTDPSYHRQVVVMTAPHVGNTGVNDEDPESGRIWVSGYVVRDPARVSSNWRARRSLDEELERQGVVGISGIDTRALTRHLRERGAMRVGIFSGDAWTGIRDEALLAKVQQQPQMKGANLSAEVATKETYVVPAIGTRKFTVAAVDLGIKGMTPHRMAERGIEVHVLPATATAEDIYAVNPDGVFFSNGPGDPATADGPVAVMRAVLERKTPLFGICFGNQILGRALGFGTYKLKYGHRGINQPVQDRTTGKVEVTAHNHGFAVDAPLDKVSDTPYGRAEVSHVCLNDQVVEGLRLLDQPAFSVQYHPEAAAGPHDAAYLFDRFVSLMEAERA from the coding sequence ATGACGACCTCCACAAGGGGAGCCGCCAAGACTCCCGCCGTACTCGTCCTGGAGGACGGCCGCATCTTCCGCGGCCGCGCCTACGGGGCCGTGGGGGAGACCTTCGGCGAGGCCGTGTTCTCCACCGGCATGACCGGCTACCAGGAGACCCTCACCGACCCGTCGTACCACCGCCAGGTGGTCGTCATGACCGCCCCGCACGTCGGCAACACCGGCGTCAACGACGAAGACCCCGAGTCCGGCCGCATCTGGGTCTCCGGCTACGTCGTCCGCGACCCCGCCCGCGTCTCCTCCAACTGGCGCGCCCGGCGCTCGCTGGACGAGGAGCTGGAGCGCCAGGGCGTCGTCGGCATCTCCGGCATCGACACCCGCGCCCTCACCCGCCACCTGCGCGAGCGCGGCGCCATGCGCGTCGGCATCTTCTCCGGCGACGCCTGGACCGGCATCCGCGACGAGGCCCTCCTCGCGAAGGTTCAGCAGCAGCCCCAGATGAAGGGCGCGAACCTCTCCGCAGAGGTCGCCACCAAGGAGACGTACGTCGTCCCCGCGATCGGTACGAGGAAGTTCACCGTCGCCGCTGTCGACCTCGGCATCAAGGGCATGACCCCGCACCGGATGGCCGAGCGCGGCATCGAGGTCCACGTGCTGCCCGCCACCGCCACCGCCGAGGACATCTACGCGGTGAACCCGGACGGCGTCTTCTTCTCCAACGGCCCGGGCGACCCGGCCACCGCCGACGGCCCCGTCGCCGTCATGCGCGCCGTCCTGGAGCGCAAGACCCCGCTCTTCGGCATCTGCTTCGGCAACCAGATCCTCGGTCGCGCCCTCGGCTTCGGCACCTACAAGCTGAAGTACGGCCACCGCGGCATCAACCAGCCGGTCCAGGACCGCACCACGGGCAAGGTCGAGGTCACCGCGCACAACCACGGCTTCGCCGTCGACGCGCCCCTCGACAAGGTCTCCGACACCCCCTACGGGCGCGCCGAGGTCTCCCATGTCTGCCTGAACGACCAGGTCGTCGAAGGTCTCCGGCTGCTCGACCAGCCGGCCTTCTCCGTCCAGTACCACCCCGAGGCGGCCGCGGGCCCGCACGACGCCGCGTACCTCTTCGACCGTTTCGTATCGCTGATGGAGGCCGAGCGTGCCTAA